From the genome of Spinacia oleracea cultivar Varoflay chromosome 2, BTI_SOV_V1, whole genome shotgun sequence, one region includes:
- the LOC110779467 gene encoding uncharacterized protein, with protein MMRMNVDEQQGAYFSCSNDFARNEKLGGDTSLRLDCLGYGRSSGSQFLTSQNDPGSFTSMTLDDGCRLVLGLGPTPRAYSEDKQTKGLSSSSGNGDSILKLGLSGETGNLFGSLDFSTSTETDFNPHHFRSQISAPNPTHAHAISVADEGSTSAKKSSGGYMPSLLLAPRSDCRSAPVQMWDSFTKSSSDQSHLGSEPSNTTSCTLTSMENRPHNAKRCRFMGCTKGARGASGLCIGHGGGQRCQKPGCNKGAESRTAYCKAHGGGRRCQHLGCTKSAEGKTDNCIAHGGGRRCGYAGGCSKAARGKSGLCIRHGGGKRCKVEECTRSAEGRAGLCISHGGGRRCQYQNCAKGAQGSTLFCKAHGGGKRCVFAGCTKGAEGSTPLCKGHGGGKRCMFDGGAICPKSVHGGTNFCVAHGGGKRCAVPGCTKSARGRTDCCVKHGGGKRCRVENCEKSAQGSTDFCKAHGGGKRCNWGGDRKCEKFARGRSGLCAAHSSMVQERENKRGLIGPGLFHGLVPTTNSRNSSSGISVISDCEDLPAKRRKHLIPAEVLVPLSMKSTSSYTVQNDQCNGDSRRGFEFLIPEGRVHGGGLMSLLGGNLSDNAVHGI; from the coding sequence ATGATGAGGATGAATGTCGATGAACAGCAGGGAGCATATTTCTCTTGCTCTAATGACTTTGCTAGAAATGAAAAACTTGGTGGTGATACCTCTTTGCGATTGGACTGCCTTGGCTATGGAAGGAGCAGTGGTTCCCAATTCCTTACTTCCCAAAATGACCCTGGTTCTTTTACTTCCATGACTCTCGATGATGGTTGCAGACTGGTACTAGGATTAGGCCCTACGCCCAGGGCCTATTCAGAGGATAAACAAACAAAAGGATTATCTTCTTCATCAGGAAATGGTGATTCGATCTTGAAACTGGGACTTTCTGGAGAAACTGGAAATTTGTTTGGCTCTTTGGACTTTTCAACGTCAACCGAGACTGATTTTAACCCACATCATTTCAGAAGCCAAATATCTGCTCCTAATCCTACTCATGCTCATGCTATCTCTGTGGCTGATGAGGGCTCTACTTCTGCTAAAAAATCATCAGGTGGTTATATGCCATCTCTTCTTTTGGCACCGAGAAGTGACTGTAGATCAGCCCCTGTGCAGATGTGGGATAGTTTTACAAAATCCTCTTCTGATCAATCTCATTTGGGTTCTGAGCCTTCTAATACAACAAGTTGTACTCTTACATCTATGGAAAACAGACCACATAATGCAAAGAGATGCCGTTTTATGGGATGTACAAAAGGAGCACGAGGAGCATCAGGTTTATGTATTGGTCATGGTGGTGGACAAAGATGCCAGAAACCTGGTTGTAACAAAGGTGCAGAAAGCCGTACTGCTTACTGCAAGGCCCATGGTGGTGGAAGGAGGTGCCAGCACTTAGGATGCACTAAAAGTGCTGAGGGAAAAACCGATAACTGCATtgctcatggtggaggacgcCGATGTGGGTATGCTGGAGGTTGCTCTAAAGCAGCACGTGGGAAATCGGGGCTTTGTATTCGGCATGGTGGAGGTAAGAGATGTAAGGTGGAAGAATGTACAAGGAGTGCCGAAGGGCGTGCAGGTCTTTGCATATCTCATGGGGGAGGTAGGCGTTGCCAGTATCAGAATTGTGCAAAGGGTGCTCAAGGTAGTACCTTGTTTTGTAAAGCACATGGTGGTGGGAAAAGATGCGTGTTTGCAGGATGTACAAAGGGTGCTGAGGGTAGCACACCATTGTGTAAAGGACATGGTGGAGGCAAACGATGTATGTTTGATGGTGGTGCGATCTGCCCAAAGAGTGTTCATGGTGGTACAAACTTCTGTGTTGCACATGGTGGTGGAAAGAGGTGTGCTGTTCCTGGTTGTACAAAGAGTGCACGTGGCCGTACTGATTGCTGTGTGAAGCATGGTGGTGGGAAACGATGCAGGGTTGAAAACTGTGAGAAGAGTGCACAAGGGAGCACCGACTTCTGCAAAGCCCATGGAGGTGGAAAACGGTGCAATTGGGGTGGGGATCGAAAATGTGAGAAATTTGCTAGGGGTAGAAGTGGGTTATGTGCAGCACACAGTAGCATGGTTCAGGAAAGAGAAAACAAACGAGGGTTGATTGGTCCAGGCCTTTTCCATGGACTTGTTCCCACCACTAATTCCAGGAATTCATCTTCTGGAATTAGTGTTATATCTGATTGTGAAGATTTACCAGCTAAAAGAAGGAAGCATCTGATACCTGCAGAGGTTCTAGTGCCACTGTCAATGAAGTCAACGTCATCATATACAGTACAGAACGATCAATGCAATGGCGATAGCAGAAGGGGATTCGAGTTCTTAATTCCAGAGGGAAGAGTCCATGGCGGAGGACTGATGTCATTGCTCGGAGGGAATCTAAGTGATAACGCCGTGCATGGGATATGA
- the LOC110779469 gene encoding protein CRABS CLAW isoform X2: MMNRKMMEGKMSMELNAGPDHVCYVRCNLCNTVLAVVIPCKRLLETITVKCGHCGNVSFLSTRPLPPLTATATATATATATATPTPTPLQPQGFNFLEKTCSSDANHSSSSNSTLTNDPHSPSPFVCKPPEKKHRLPSAYNREEIQRIKAANPEIPHREAFSTAAKNWARFLPHSPSAGTNNTN; this comes from the exons atgaTGAACAGGAAGATGATGGAAGGCAAAATGAGCATGGAGTTGAATGCAGGTCCTGATCATGTTTGCTATGTTAGGTGTAACTTATGCAACACTGTTCTCGCg GTAGTGATCCCTTGCAAGAGGTTGTTGGAGACGATAACAGTGAAATGTGGGCATTGTGGTAATGTCTCTTTTTTGAGCACAAGGCCACTCCCTCCTCTTACTGCTACTGCTACTGCTACTGCTACTGCTACTGCTACTGCTACTCCTACTCCTACTCCTCTCCAACCTCAA ggatTCAATTTCTTAGAGAAGACATGCAGCAGCGATGCTAATCACTCATCGTCTTCTAATTCCACCTTAACTAATGACCCTCATTCCCCAAGCCCCTTTGTTTGTAAAC CTCCTGAGAAGAAGCATAGGCTTCCATCGGCTTATAACAG GGAGGAGATTCAGCGTATCAAAGCAGCAAATCCTGAGATACCTCATAGAGAGGCTTTTAGCACTGCGGCTAAGAAC TGGGCAAGGTTTCTTCCACACTCCCCCTCTGCGGGAACCAACAACACCAACTAA
- the LOC110779468 gene encoding serine/threonine-protein kinase WNK8-like: MSSRSVIRVAERDPTGQYVRYDAMLGQGLWKRVYKGFDEVNGMEIAWSVVVLSDRIVNSVPNLWHLIVEANLMKLLDHKNIVKCHHFWIDYSKRNLHMITEIFSSETLLHYIVRHVPVDDTSTKNWCRQILQGLDYLHTRDPPIAHRDVKLLNIFVDGNTGIVKLGDFGFARFIEPGTSLNNCVGSPMYMAPEIFQGNYNHMVDIHAFGICVLWMVTREKPYSEFINNDEFYRKIKEGVKPVLLNNVTDPQIKHFLDRCFAPASTRSPAIDLLNDPFLTQIESSPSQVESSLSQVTRGQVDRLLHVVKEIGHGNKIFRLQGSMKWNVSGVVAMSLSIICNNNKKKKNVEGINFEFPVEVETDRIHQKINQFLMDNIATQLKLSKEDVIVATEIIKQLITEILPQPIKEKPTNEILSEQTGDESGSEAENNGMLSCLGKLLSSVCSNPQI; this comes from the exons ATGTCTTCTCGTAGTGTTATACGGGTTGCGGAGAGAGACCCGACAGGGCAATACGTAAGGTACGATGCGATGCTAGGACAAGGGCTTTGGAAAAGAGTTTACAAGGGATTTGATGAGGTTAATGGTATGGAAATTGCTTGGAGCGTGGTAGTTTTAAGTGATAGAATAGTAAACTCTGTTCCTAATCTTTGGCATTTGATTGTAGAAGCTAATTTGATGAAATTGTTAGATCATAAGAATATAGTGAAATGTCATCATTTCTGGATTGATTATTCAAAAAGAAACCTTCACATGATTACTGAGATATTTTCTTCAGAGACTCTGTTACACTACATCGTTAGACATGTTCCTGTAGATGATACATCAACCAAGAATTGGTGTAGACAGATTTTACAGGGTTTGGATTATCTTCACACTCGTGATCCACCCATTGCTCATCGTGATGTTAAGTTATTGAACATCTTTGTTGATGGAAACACTGGTATTGTTAAACTTGGAGATTTTGGTTTCGCTAGGTTTATTGAACCAGGGACTAGTTTAAACAATTGTGTTGGTTCACCAATGTACATGGCACCAGAAATATTTCAAGGAAATTATAATCATATGGTTGACATACATGCTTTTGGGATATGCGTACTATGGATGGTCACTCGGGAAAAGCCTTATTCAGAATTCATAAACAATGATGAGTTCTACAGAAAGATTAAGGAGGGTGTAAAGCCTGTCTTGCTAAACAATGTCACAGACCCTCAGATTAAGCACTTTCTTGATAGGTGTTTTGCTCCTGCATCTACTAGATCCCCTGCAATTGACCTTCTGAATGACCCGTTTCTGACTCAAATCGAGTCAAGTCCGAGTCAAGTCGAGTCAAGTCTGAGTCAAGTCACGCGTGGTCAGGTGGATAGATTACTACATGTTGTCAAGGAGATTGGGCATGGAAACAAGATATTCAGATTACAAGGGAGCATGAAGTGGAATGTTAGTGGTGTAGTAGCAATGAGCTTGAGTATTAtttgtaataataataagaagaagaagaatgttGAAGGTATTAACTTTGAGTTCCCAGTTGAAGTTGAAACAGATAGAATTCATCAGAAAATAAATCAGTTTCTGATGGATAACATTGCTACACAACTCAAGTTATCAAAAGAAGATGTGATAGTGGCTACTGAGATTATAAAGCAACTAATAACAGAAATACTGCCTCAACCTATTAAGGAGAA GCCGACAAATGAGATATTGAGTGAGCAAACGGGAGATGAATCTGGATCTGAGGCTGAGAATAACGGAATGCTAAGTTGCTTAGGGAAACTGCTGTCATCCGTTTGCAGCAACCCCCAAATTTGA
- the LOC110779469 gene encoding protein CRABS CLAW isoform X1, with protein sequence MMNRKMMEGKMSMELNAGPDHVCYVRCNLCNTVLAVVIPCKRLLETITVKCGHCGNVSFLSTRPLPPLTATATATATATATATPTPTPLQPQGFNFLEKTCSSDANHSSSSNSTLTNDPHSPSPFVCKPPEKKHRLPSAYNRFMKEEIQRIKAANPEIPHREAFSTAAKNWARFLPHSPSAGTNNTN encoded by the exons atgaTGAACAGGAAGATGATGGAAGGCAAAATGAGCATGGAGTTGAATGCAGGTCCTGATCATGTTTGCTATGTTAGGTGTAACTTATGCAACACTGTTCTCGCg GTAGTGATCCCTTGCAAGAGGTTGTTGGAGACGATAACAGTGAAATGTGGGCATTGTGGTAATGTCTCTTTTTTGAGCACAAGGCCACTCCCTCCTCTTACTGCTACTGCTACTGCTACTGCTACTGCTACTGCTACTGCTACTCCTACTCCTACTCCTCTCCAACCTCAA ggatTCAATTTCTTAGAGAAGACATGCAGCAGCGATGCTAATCACTCATCGTCTTCTAATTCCACCTTAACTAATGACCCTCATTCCCCAAGCCCCTTTGTTTGTAAAC CTCCTGAGAAGAAGCATAGGCTTCCATCGGCTTATAACAGGTTCATGAA GGAGGAGATTCAGCGTATCAAAGCAGCAAATCCTGAGATACCTCATAGAGAGGCTTTTAGCACTGCGGCTAAGAAC TGGGCAAGGTTTCTTCCACACTCCCCCTCTGCGGGAACCAACAACACCAACTAA
- the LOC130466720 gene encoding uncharacterized protein, giving the protein MVIKGQSGSSSKPREKRVEVARNSKLKGKDPVVDEEMEEDEEGRSLSGDDSEESVFDGDAYEDVEDDEYEDEIYEDEEFEDELCQRTVKRAPKKRQSAKSRRVISYDEVEEEEDIEDEDGEYMDGGYEDEGDDVVVRVQKRGKSWKEVGQNALKKKAHLQMMRKRHREDYDDVDEGRIPVKKTVLPAMKQMGRKFDETGVAKGKPPAKQKAIRGNNRRMFVRVPIPKHPLSRGEYAKFHGVVVATQRANCGRKQPSVICRTDAFSKIIAAFDESRRSCVRKMGFGGMLDLKISKLPRQLCYWLMSRLDGGNSYLVGGDGHVLPITASHWEYVFGFQNSGLPVPVKESDLPPGTLKAMALKYGEKNTSTSKSTIIIAKSVKELAGPVDGEGKIKPLANQRDMTSFMENFMIVLLGQILCPSTDGGNMSLKLLGAVSVAKNASLYNWCEFCHTWLLDYGDACQRKIDHQGYAAGTGGCVLFLLIFYLDHLCRHPVRWDEFPRIKVWTQEEVDEAKNRDRKASEDYGRITTVDVVYGDPHPLYGREGRRSPAVEVAEMVAQMTSSEWR; this is encoded by the exons ATGGTTATCAAGGGACAAAGTGGTAGCAGCAGCAAACCTAGG GAAAAACGCGTGGAAGTTGCTCGGAATAGTAAGCTAAAGGGCAAAGACCCTGTCGTCGATGAAGAaatggaagaagatgaggaaggGCGATCGCTGTCTGGGGATGACAGTGAAGAATCTGTTTTTGACGGGGATGCATATGAAGATGTTGAAGATGATGAATATGAGGATGAGATATATGAGGACGAAGAATTCGAGGATGAATTATGCCAGAGAACAGTGAAACGTGCGCCAAAGAAAAGGCAATCTGCTAAAAGCAGGAGGGTTATTTCATACGATGAagtagaggaggaagaagatatAGAAGACGAAGACGGTGAATATATGGATGGTGGGTATGAAGATGAAGGAGATGATGTTGTTGTTCGCGTTCAGAAAAGAGGGAAGAGTTGGAAGGAGGTCGGGCAGAATGCTTtgaagaagaaggcacatctgCAGATGATGCGGAAGAGGCATAGAGAGGATTATGATGATGTTGACGAGGGAAGGATACCTGTGAAGAAGACGGTACTTCCTGCGATGAAGCAGATGGgtaggaagtttgatgaaacagGGGTAGCAAAAGGAAAGCCCCCTGCAAAACAGAAGGCAATCAGAGGGAATAACAGGAGGATGTTTGTGCGG GTACCGATTCCCAAACATCCTCTGTCTAGGGGTGAGTATGCGAAGTTTCACGGCGTGGTAGTTGCTACTCAGCGGGCTAATTGTGGCCGGAAG CAACCAAGCGTTATCTGTCGCACGGATGCATTTTCTAAGATTATTGCTGCTTTTGATGAGTCAAGGAGAAGTTGCGTTAGGAAAATGGGTTTCGGGGGGATGTTGGATTTGAAAATATCCAAGCTACCTAGGCAGCTGTGCTACTGGCTGATGTCCCGGTTGGATGGGGGTAACAGTTACCTTGTTGGAGGGGACGGCCATGTGTTGCCGATAACTGCTTCCCATTGGGAATATGTATTCGGATTCCAGAACAGCGGTCTTCCGGTGCCAGTGAAGGAGTCTGATCTTCCTCCAGGCACCCTTAAAGCGATGGCCCTCAAGTATGGTGAAAAGAATACATCAACCTCAAAGAGCACAATAATCATAGCCAAATCTGTAAAGGAATTGGCAGGGCCGGTTGACGGTGAAGGAAAGATAAAGCCCCTGGCTAATCAGCGTGATATGACCTcgttcatggaaaatttcatgaTTGTGTTGCTGGGGCAGATTTTATGTCCTTCTACCGATGGGGGTAACATGTCTTTAAAATTGCTAGGTGCAGTTTCCGTGGCAAAGAATGCATCACTGTACAATTGGTGTGAGTTTTGTCACACATGGCTTTTAGACTACGGAGACGCCTGTCAGCGGAAGATAGACCATCAGGGGTATGCCGCTGGGACTGgtggttgtgtgttgtttttgctG ATTTTCTACCTAGACCATTTATGCAGGCATCCTGTGAGATGGGATGAGTTTCCCAGGATCAAAGTCTGGACACAGGAGGAAGTGGATGAGGCCAAGAATCGGGATAGGAAAGCGAGTGAAGATTATGGAAGGATTACG ACTGTTGATGTTGTGTACGGGGATCCTCATCCCCTTTACGGCAGGGAGGGTAGACGGTCTCCCGCAGTAGAGGTTGCTGAGATGGTAGCACAGATGACTTCTTCAGAATggagatga
- the LOC110779469 gene encoding axial regulator YABBY 3 isoform X3: MMNRKMMEGKMSMELNAGPDHVCYVRCNLCNTVLAVVIPCKRLLETITVKCGHCGNVSFLSTRPLPPLTATATATATATATATPTPTPLQPQLLRRSIGFHRLITGRRFSVSKQQILRYLIERLLALRLRTGQGFFHTPPLREPTTPTKRLNLPTGYYMYYE, encoded by the exons atgaTGAACAGGAAGATGATGGAAGGCAAAATGAGCATGGAGTTGAATGCAGGTCCTGATCATGTTTGCTATGTTAGGTGTAACTTATGCAACACTGTTCTCGCg GTAGTGATCCCTTGCAAGAGGTTGTTGGAGACGATAACAGTGAAATGTGGGCATTGTGGTAATGTCTCTTTTTTGAGCACAAGGCCACTCCCTCCTCTTACTGCTACTGCTACTGCTACTGCTACTGCTACTGCTACTGCTACTCCTACTCCTACTCCTCTCCAACCTCAA CTCCTGAGAAGAAGCATAGGCTTCCATCGGCTTATAACAG GGAGGAGATTCAGCGTATCAAAGCAGCAAATCCTGAGATACCTCATAGAGAGGCTTTTAGCACTGCGGCTAAGAAC TGGGCAAGGTTTCTTCCACACTCCCCCTCTGCGGGAACCAACAACACCAACTAAACGTCTAAACCTACCTACTGGCTACTATATGTATTAT GAATAG